A stretch of Cicer arietinum cultivar CDC Frontier isolate Library 1 chromosome 5, Cicar.CDCFrontier_v2.0, whole genome shotgun sequence DNA encodes these proteins:
- the LOC101511137 gene encoding uncharacterized protein produces the protein MGTVIRSSTGRKPSEIMRLIVTTFTGIVFGFFLGVSFPTLSLTKFNLPSGLLPSIDLSYIEDRYTGRHAWSFMNHSNRRYSPNHLSNDTSKIWVPSNPRGAESLPPGIVEAESDFYLRRLWGKPSEDLTSKPKYLVTFTVGYDQKKNIDAAVKKFSENFTILLFHYDGRTTEWDEFEWSKQAIHVSARKQTKWWYAKRFLHPDIVAPYDYIFIWDEDLGVEHFNAEEYLKLVKKHGLEISQPGLEPNKGLTWQMTKRRGDKEVHKVTEEKPGWCSDPHLPPCAAFVEIMAPVFSREAWRCVWHMIQNDLVHGWGLDFAVRRCVEPAHEKIGVVDAQWIVHQGVPTLGNQGVTETGKAPWQGVRERCRKEWTMFQSRLANAENEYFKSASIDMSNSTAH, from the exons ATGGGGACCGTTATTCGAAG TTCTACTGGTAGAAAACCAAGTGAAATTATGAGGCTTATTGTGACAACTTTTACTGGAATAGTTTTTGGCTTCTTTCTAGGAGTGTCATTTCCAACATTATCATTAACAAAG TTCAACCTCCCTTCTGGCTTGCTTCCCTCAATTGATCTCTCTTACATTGAAGACAGATATACAGGTCGTCATGCTTGGTCTTTTATGAACCATAGTAACAGAAGATATTCGCCAAATCACTTATCAAATGATACATCGAAG ATTTGGGTTCCATCAAATCCTAGAGGAGCAGAAAGTTTACCTCCCGGCATTGTTGAAGCTGAGTCGGACTTTTACTTGCGTAGATTGTGGGGCAAGCCCAGTGAG GATTTAACCTCCAAGCCAAAGTATCTTGTGACCTTCACTGTTGGCTATGatcagaaaaaaaatattgatgcaGCCGTGAAAAAG TTTTCAGAAAATTTCACAATCCTTCTATTTCATTATGATGGCCGAACTACGGAATGGGATGAGTTTGAATGGTCAAAGCAGGCTATTCATGTGAGTGCTCGCAAACAGACCAAATG GTGGTATGCTAAGAGGTTTCTGCATCCAGACATCGTGGCACCATATGACTATATATTTATATGGGATGAAGATCTAGGTGTTGAGCATTTTAATGCAGAAGA GTACTTAAAACTGGTGAAGAAGCATGGCCTGGAGATTTCACAGCCGGGTTTAGAACCTAATAAAGGTTTGACATGGCAAATGACAAAAAGAAGAGGAGATAAAGAAGTTCACAA AGTGACGGAGGAGAAACCAGGATGGTGTTCTGACCCTCATTTACCTCCTTGTGCCGC GTTTGTTGAGATTATGGCTCCAGTCTTCTCACGAGAAGCTTGGCGCTGTGTGTGGCATATGATTCAG AATGACTTGGTCCATGGGTGGGGTCTTGATTTTGCTGTTAGAAGATGTGTTGAG CCTGCGCATGAGAAGATTGGAGTAGTTGATGCTCAATGGATTGTCCACCAAGGTGTCCCCACACTAGGGAATCAG GGTGTAACAGAAACTGGGAAAGCACCATGGCAAGGG GTAAGGGAGAGATGTAGGAAGGAGTGGACTATGTTCCAGAGTAGGTTAGCGAATGCGGAAAATGAGTATTTCAAGTCGGCGAGTATTGATATGTCTAATTCCACTGCTCATTAG